A stretch of the Planctomycetota bacterium genome encodes the following:
- the hisF gene encoding imidazole glycerol phosphate synthase subunit HisF, with the protein MLTKRIIPCLDVHGGRTTRGQQFGKAERGELTDVGDPVELAKRYDAQGADELVFYDITASSEQRGIMAEIVAQVVEQIFMPLTVGGGIREVDDATRLIQAGAEKVSVNSAAVSHPRLIEDIARKFGRCATILGLDAKRTDAGDFRVFIHGGRTDTGRDVVEWAKEAVDRGAGEIVLNVMNADGMKTGYDLEMTRAVSEAVSVPVVASGGAGGSQHMVDVLSDGPNGGKADAALAASIFHYNELTVADVKRDLHAAGVPVRMV; encoded by the coding sequence ATGTTGACCAAGCGGATCATCCCCTGCCTGGACGTCCACGGCGGGCGGACGACCCGCGGGCAGCAGTTCGGCAAGGCCGAACGGGGCGAACTGACCGATGTCGGCGATCCGGTTGAATTGGCGAAGCGCTACGACGCGCAAGGCGCCGACGAGTTGGTGTTTTACGACATCACCGCCAGCAGCGAACAACGCGGCATCATGGCCGAGATTGTCGCACAAGTCGTTGAGCAGATTTTCATGCCCCTGACCGTTGGCGGCGGGATTCGCGAGGTTGACGACGCCACGCGGCTCATTCAGGCCGGGGCGGAGAAGGTCAGCGTCAACTCCGCTGCCGTGAGTCATCCCAGGCTCATCGAAGATATCGCCCGAAAGTTCGGTCGATGCGCGACCATCCTCGGCCTCGATGCCAAGCGGACCGACGCCGGCGACTTCCGCGTCTTCATCCACGGCGGTCGTACCGACACTGGCCGGGACGTTGTGGAGTGGGCGAAGGAAGCCGTCGATCGCGGGGCCGGCGAGATCGTGCTCAACGTCATGAACGCCGACGGCATGAAGACCGGCTACGACCTGGAAATGACCCGCGCCGTGAGCGAGGCGGTGAGCGTCCCGGTCGTCGCCAGCGGCGGCGCCGGCGGATCGCAGCACATGGTCGACGTTCTCAGCGACGGTCCGAACGGGGGCAAAGCCGACGCCGCCCTGGCCGCGAGCATCTTCCACTACAACGAACTAACCGTCGCCGATGTCAAGCGCGACCTCCACGCCGCCGGCGTGCCGGTGCGGATGGTTTGA